A window of Brachybacterium fresconis contains these coding sequences:
- a CDS encoding glycerol-3-phosphate responsive antiterminator — translation MERIDSSRATAVLESLQSDPVIASVKDQAGLTAALESEHEVLFLLYGSLVDIVHTVARGKSAGKIVLVNVDFVDGLSSQDAAVEWLATHTDADGVLSSKPSVVRAARRAHLAAVQRYFLVDSISYHQLGRVLKQGEPHMVEILPGCVPRVIEWLQDDISTPIIAGGLVCERGDVDAALGAGALAIATSDQLVWDM, via the coding sequence GTGGAGCGAATCGACTCATCACGCGCGACGGCAGTTCTCGAGTCGTTGCAGTCCGATCCCGTCATCGCCAGTGTCAAGGACCAGGCGGGGCTGACCGCTGCGCTCGAGTCCGAGCACGAGGTGCTCTTCCTGCTCTACGGGAGTCTGGTCGACATCGTGCACACCGTCGCCCGGGGCAAGTCTGCCGGGAAGATCGTGCTGGTGAACGTGGACTTCGTCGACGGCTTGTCCTCCCAGGACGCCGCCGTCGAGTGGCTGGCGACCCACACGGACGCGGACGGGGTCCTCTCCTCCAAACCGAGCGTCGTGCGTGCAGCTCGCCGCGCACATCTCGCCGCCGTCCAACGGTATTTCCTGGTCGACTCGATCTCGTACCACCAGCTGGGACGCGTGCTGAAACAGGGCGAGCCGCACATGGTGGAGATTCTGCCGGGCTGTGTCCCTCGGGTGATCGAGTGGTTGCAGGATGACATCTCGACGCCGATCATCGCCGGCGGACTGGTCTGCGAACGGGGCGACGTCGATGCGGCCCTCGGCGCCGGGGCACTGGCGATCGCCACGTCCGACCAGCTCGTCTGGGACATGTGA
- a CDS encoding MFS transporter: MTRLRRSASFLILAMTGGVIFQVAYLRFLFLSDGAEALGLTVQEYGTVTSVFGAVAVVMYFLGGWFADKFSPKLLIIIAMAGTGALDLYVATAPGYWMVLIVHALFAVLGMGLYWSALVKSISLLGSEGEQGRLFGFLEGIRGLTTTVIGLVGSAIVAQAVVASAGVTTLIRIYGVLALVLAVLVHLVVHQGEDELGKAERQSVGLRELLKAATNKYTWLIGGTVMMMYSFYTLMGYLSPLLQDGFGVAAGMIGVIGVIRTYVFQFVAGPVGGVLVDKMFRSTPRFLRLTFAIVGLTAVGYLLLPPRAGLLWIAVALMVIMSLAVFAARGVYWASVGELGIPAAQRGGVIGLASGLAYLPDAFLPAVASWWIGDPSNGIPSQGGGFSSMFLVLIGAAVIGMVLCTVTMRIHSRETRAPESVPTPA, from the coding sequence ATGACTCGACTGCGGAGGTCAGCAAGCTTTCTCATCCTGGCGATGACCGGCGGTGTCATCTTCCAGGTCGCCTACTTACGGTTCTTGTTCCTCAGCGACGGCGCGGAGGCACTCGGGCTGACGGTGCAGGAGTATGGCACCGTCACCTCCGTCTTCGGGGCGGTGGCCGTCGTCATGTACTTCCTCGGCGGCTGGTTCGCCGACAAGTTCTCCCCGAAGCTGCTCATCATCATCGCGATGGCGGGTACCGGTGCGCTCGATCTGTATGTCGCCACCGCGCCCGGATACTGGATGGTGCTCATCGTCCATGCACTCTTCGCGGTGCTCGGAATGGGTCTGTACTGGTCGGCGCTGGTGAAGTCGATCAGCCTGCTCGGGAGCGAGGGAGAACAGGGACGCCTCTTCGGCTTCCTGGAGGGGATCCGTGGACTGACGACGACGGTCATCGGTCTCGTCGGCTCCGCGATCGTCGCGCAGGCCGTCGTGGCCAGCGCCGGCGTGACCACGCTGATCCGCATCTACGGGGTGCTCGCGCTCGTGCTCGCCGTTCTCGTGCACCTCGTCGTCCACCAGGGCGAGGACGAGCTGGGCAAGGCCGAGCGCCAGTCCGTCGGCCTCCGGGAGCTGCTGAAGGCCGCGACCAACAAATACACCTGGCTCATCGGCGGCACCGTCATGATGATGTACTCCTTCTACACGCTGATGGGGTACCTCTCGCCGCTGCTGCAGGACGGCTTCGGGGTCGCGGCCGGCATGATCGGCGTCATCGGCGTCATCCGCACCTACGTCTTCCAGTTCGTCGCTGGCCCCGTGGGCGGAGTGCTGGTGGACAAGATGTTCCGATCCACGCCCCGGTTCCTCCGCCTGACCTTCGCGATCGTCGGGCTGACGGCCGTCGGTTATCTTCTCCTGCCCCCACGAGCCGGTCTGCTGTGGATCGCCGTAGCACTGATGGTCATCATGAGCCTGGCCGTCTTCGCCGCCCGCGGCGTGTACTGGGCGTCGGTCGGCGAACTCGGCATCCCCGCCGCTCAACGCGGGGGCGTGATCGGGCTCGCGTCCGGCCTCGCATACCTGCCCGACGCCTTCCTGCCCGCCGTGGCCTCGTGGTGGATCGGCGATCCGAGCAACGGGATCCCCTCCCAAGGCGGTGGTTTCTCCTCGATGTTCCTCGTCCTCATCGGCGCCGCCGTGATCGGCATGGTCCTGTGCACCGTGACGATGCGCATCCACTCACGCGAAACGCGCGCCCCCGAGTCCGTCCCCACGCCCGCATGA
- a CDS encoding carbohydrate ABC transporter permease, with product MTTTRVAAATKTSPGKPPRAGRKRKRSRSLGTYLFILPAALFVVATTVYPLLYNVNLGFYDAPIQKFLRGTVEWVGLSQYQEALGDPKTWVSLGTSLVYTLATIALMLTVGTAFAILFTKTFPGNKLLRSLLFLPYILPSVVAANVWRWMLDGTSGLVNYLLTTVRIIPEPVFWLGSPTFALPAVILATAWTMVPFAMLLIIAGLQNIPRATYEAAELDGAGRWSTFWRITVPLLRPVLSVVALLGFIYTFKTFDTIFIMTRGGPGDATTVLPILAYNEAFVNFDLGSGATVNTLLLVIPMVLAIIYFRSTRKEG from the coding sequence ATGACGACGACGCGCGTTGCGGCCGCGACGAAGACGTCACCGGGCAAGCCACCGCGTGCCGGACGGAAGCGGAAGCGCTCCCGGAGCCTTGGCACGTACCTGTTCATCCTCCCGGCAGCCCTCTTCGTCGTCGCGACGACGGTGTACCCCCTGCTGTACAACGTGAATCTCGGCTTCTACGACGCCCCCATCCAGAAGTTTCTGCGCGGGACCGTCGAGTGGGTCGGCCTGTCGCAGTACCAGGAGGCGCTCGGAGACCCGAAGACCTGGGTCAGCCTCGGCACCTCTCTGGTGTACACCCTCGCGACGATCGCCCTCATGCTCACGGTGGGCACGGCCTTCGCGATTCTCTTCACCAAGACCTTTCCGGGGAACAAGCTGCTGCGGTCGCTCCTGTTCCTGCCCTACATCCTGCCCTCGGTGGTCGCCGCCAACGTCTGGCGCTGGATGCTCGACGGCACCAGCGGCTTGGTCAACTACCTCCTCACGACGGTGCGGATCATCCCCGAGCCCGTCTTCTGGCTGGGGAGCCCCACGTTCGCGCTGCCGGCAGTCATCCTCGCGACCGCGTGGACGATGGTGCCCTTCGCGATGTTGCTGATCATCGCCGGCCTCCAGAACATTCCCCGGGCCACCTACGAGGCGGCCGAACTCGATGGGGCAGGGCGGTGGAGCACCTTCTGGCGAATCACCGTTCCCCTGCTGCGCCCGGTGCTGTCCGTGGTGGCGCTCTTGGGATTCATCTACACCTTCAAGACCTTCGACACGATCTTCATCATGACCAGGGGCGGTCCCGGCGATGCGACGACGGTGCTCCCGATCCTCGCGTACAACGAGGCCTTCGTGAACTTCGACCTCGGATCGGGAGCGACGGTGAACACGCTGCTGCTGGTCATCCCGATGGTGCTGGCCATCATCTACTTCCGGTCGACCAGGAAGGAGGGATGA
- a CDS encoding dihydrodipicolinate synthase family protein, translated as MTSSETLSRADGIVAALLTPYRADGSIAVDVLRRHTARLVDAGIDGLYVCGSTGDGVALDEDARVLCTRVVAEAVDGEVPVIAHVGTNSTELTLRLADRCVGVGADAVSSILPSIPLTEAEVRDYFLDLIRNAPAPFIAYNFPARSGVRLSIDLLAELACEPNLHGLKNTSGDVFEMSAFTRLRDGDFRVWNGHDEVLYAGLSVGACGAIGSTFNAFPTLYLDLLRQYRDGNHEAAMTRQRQVEDLVRVLAGYGVMPSLRAVLDAQGLDMGPSRRPLLDLDDAGRRRLLDDIAALDLTA; from the coding sequence ATGACCTCATCCGAGACCCTGAGCAGGGCCGACGGGATCGTCGCAGCCCTCCTGACTCCCTACCGCGCTGACGGGTCGATCGCCGTCGACGTCCTCCGGAGGCACACGGCACGCCTGGTCGACGCCGGTATCGACGGGCTCTACGTGTGCGGATCCACCGGTGACGGCGTCGCATTGGACGAGGACGCTCGCGTGCTGTGCACCCGGGTCGTGGCCGAGGCCGTGGATGGTGAGGTGCCGGTGATCGCCCACGTGGGCACCAACTCCACCGAGCTGACTCTGCGGTTGGCCGACCGCTGCGTGGGGGTGGGTGCCGACGCCGTCTCCTCGATCCTGCCGTCGATCCCGCTGACCGAGGCCGAGGTCCGTGATTACTTCCTCGATCTGATCCGCAATGCTCCTGCACCCTTCATCGCCTACAACTTCCCCGCCCGGTCCGGAGTCAGGCTCTCCATCGACCTCCTGGCAGAGCTTGCCTGCGAGCCCAACCTCCACGGACTCAAGAACACCTCTGGGGACGTGTTCGAGATGTCGGCGTTCACCCGGCTTCGGGACGGAGACTTCCGCGTGTGGAACGGCCACGACGAGGTGCTCTACGCCGGATTGTCCGTCGGTGCCTGCGGGGCGATCGGCAGCACCTTCAACGCGTTCCCGACTCTGTACCTGGATCTCCTGCGGCAGTACCGAGACGGCAATCATGAGGCGGCCATGACGCGGCAGCGCCAGGTGGAGGACCTCGTGCGGGTTCTCGCCGGCTATGGAGTCATGCCCTCCCTGCGGGCCGTCCTCGACGCGCAGGGACTCGACATGGGTCCGAGTCGCCGCCCGCTGCTCGATCTCGACGACGCCGGCCGGCGCCGCCTCCTCGACGACATCGCCGCTCTCGACCTGACCGCGTGA
- a CDS encoding extracellular solute-binding protein yields MMNHHQNLTRRSALVGGAGLTAAALAACTPGGTPATGGSGGSDGGGGSGALTFWHYYGGAATAPIEALVKRYTEETGNDVDIRFIPFGDFNRTLLQAATGGGLPDIALINAFDTALFAGSDVLTDLSDRVTEWGEQNAYFTGPWDTTQVGGSTYAIPHVADTYSLWTNTGVLGEAGVEAPTTWDETEQVAVDTAADGRFGLAYCGIDGVEGATAWLLRFLAAGGDVTDFTGDAGTRAMGSFQRMLEDGGFSEGVLTWNEDDVYTQFRTAASAMMINSASYLTSLAEEAPDLEVDIVPMPADETSVSWLSAENLTITSTVSDPDSAWELITWMQQPDVMNEYLPDRNKLPVRTDVAEDEQWQDPVKKVFVDQLEIAWAPDESVSPSSAEIFTAVQAALQSVLSGSASVDDALSTLQSTTDEALQA; encoded by the coding sequence ATGATGAACCACCACCAGAATCTCACCCGGCGCAGCGCACTCGTCGGCGGTGCCGGTCTCACCGCCGCAGCCCTCGCGGCCTGCACCCCCGGGGGTACCCCGGCCACGGGCGGATCCGGAGGAAGCGACGGCGGCGGCGGTTCCGGCGCCCTCACCTTCTGGCACTACTACGGAGGAGCCGCGACCGCCCCGATCGAAGCACTCGTGAAGCGCTACACCGAGGAGACCGGCAACGACGTCGATATCCGCTTCATCCCCTTCGGCGACTTCAATCGGACTCTGCTCCAAGCCGCGACCGGGGGCGGGCTGCCGGACATCGCGCTGATCAATGCCTTCGACACTGCGCTCTTCGCCGGCTCGGACGTGCTCACCGACCTCAGCGACCGCGTCACCGAATGGGGTGAACAGAACGCGTACTTCACCGGCCCGTGGGACACCACGCAGGTCGGCGGGTCCACCTACGCCATCCCGCACGTGGCCGACACCTATTCCTTGTGGACCAACACCGGTGTGCTCGGCGAGGCCGGCGTCGAGGCCCCCACGACATGGGACGAGACCGAGCAGGTCGCGGTCGACACGGCGGCCGACGGTCGCTTCGGCCTCGCGTACTGCGGGATCGATGGTGTGGAAGGCGCCACGGCGTGGCTCCTGCGGTTCCTCGCCGCCGGCGGGGACGTCACCGACTTCACCGGCGATGCCGGCACCCGGGCCATGGGCTCCTTTCAACGAATGCTCGAGGACGGGGGCTTCTCCGAAGGTGTCCTGACCTGGAACGAGGACGACGTCTACACGCAGTTCCGGACCGCAGCGTCCGCGATGATGATCAACTCCGCCTCGTACCTGACCTCGCTCGCCGAGGAAGCACCTGACCTCGAGGTGGACATCGTGCCGATGCCCGCCGACGAGACCTCCGTGTCCTGGCTCTCGGCCGAGAACCTGACGATCACGAGCACCGTGAGCGACCCCGACTCCGCATGGGAGCTGATCACCTGGATGCAGCAGCCCGACGTGATGAACGAGTACCTCCCCGATCGCAACAAGCTCCCCGTGCGTACGGATGTCGCCGAGGACGAACAGTGGCAGGACCCGGTCAAGAAGGTCTTCGTGGACCAGCTCGAGATCGCGTGGGCACCCGACGAGAGCGTCTCGCCGTCCTCGGCCGAGATCTTCACGGCCGTCCAGGCGGCCCTGCAGTCCGTGCTCAGCGGCTCGGCGAGTGTCGACGACGCCCTGTCGACGCTGCAGTCGACCACCGACGAGGCGCTGCAGGCGTGA
- a CDS encoding SDR family oxidoreductase → MDITEFSLDFFSLRGKVAVVTGGNSGLGQAFALALAKAGADILVPSIVDDDGTTRSLIEATGRRYEFLEIDITDPEAPDRVIAEALGSLGGLDVIVNSAGMSKLGSVEEFSREKWDPMVELNLTAPFALSRAAVDHFIDQGSGKIINIASLFAFLGGQSSPAYAATKHGIVGFTKAYCDELAQHGVQVNAIAPGYFATALTATTRADPDASGRILEHIPAGRWGDVADLMGAAVFLASRASDYVNGHVLTVDGGYLVR, encoded by the coding sequence ATGGACATCACTGAATTCTCGCTCGACTTCTTCTCGCTCCGCGGAAAGGTCGCGGTCGTCACCGGAGGCAACTCCGGTCTCGGCCAGGCTTTCGCCCTCGCCCTCGCCAAGGCCGGGGCCGACATCCTCGTCCCGAGCATCGTCGACGACGACGGCACCACGCGCTCGCTCATCGAGGCGACCGGACGCCGCTATGAGTTCCTCGAGATCGACATCACCGACCCCGAGGCCCCTGACCGCGTCATCGCAGAGGCTCTCGGTTCCCTGGGCGGACTCGACGTGATCGTCAACTCCGCCGGCATGTCGAAGCTCGGCTCCGTCGAGGAATTCTCCCGCGAGAAGTGGGACCCGATGGTGGAGCTGAACCTCACGGCGCCCTTCGCGCTGTCGCGGGCAGCCGTCGACCACTTCATCGATCAGGGCTCCGGAAAGATCATCAACATCGCGTCGCTCTTCGCATTCCTCGGCGGCCAGTCCTCCCCCGCGTACGCCGCGACGAAGCACGGCATCGTCGGATTCACGAAGGCGTACTGTGATGAGCTGGCCCAGCACGGCGTCCAGGTCAATGCGATCGCCCCCGGGTACTTCGCGACGGCGTTGACGGCGACGACCCGCGCGGATCCCGACGCCAGTGGTCGCATCCTCGAGCACATCCCGGCGGGCCGGTGGGGAGATGTCGCCGACCTCATGGGGGCTGCTGTGTTCCTCGCGTCCCGTGCCTCCGACTACGTCAACGGACACGTTCTGACCGTCGACGGGGGCTACCTCGTCCGCTGA
- a CDS encoding FadR/GntR family transcriptional regulator — protein MTHVTPRFETLQAELLELIQTLGLKSHDALPSEGELAERLGVSRATLREATRALQSQGVLDAQQGRGLFLRSFSVEPVISRLPYQLIESGADLDELLVARAALERGLIREVAERIGEQRLARLDEIVQEMHELEAKGLAFPAQDREFHRCLYVDLHNRVIDGTLEAFWQLMDKMRDRLPPLRYDDLADRHAAIVAALRDPQRHDPVVALDDHFIDIQQRSDALAHRDSVVPEEN, from the coding sequence ATGACCCACGTCACACCTCGCTTCGAGACCCTTCAAGCCGAGCTCCTGGAGCTGATCCAGACGCTCGGCCTGAAGTCCCACGACGCTCTGCCCTCCGAAGGCGAGCTCGCTGAGCGGCTGGGCGTGAGCCGAGCGACCCTGCGTGAAGCAACACGGGCGCTGCAGTCCCAAGGGGTGCTGGACGCTCAGCAGGGGCGGGGCCTCTTCCTGCGCTCGTTCTCCGTGGAACCGGTCATCTCCCGCCTTCCGTACCAGCTGATCGAATCCGGTGCCGATCTCGACGAACTGCTCGTCGCCCGCGCTGCGCTGGAGCGCGGGCTGATCCGCGAGGTGGCAGAGCGCATCGGCGAACAGCGCCTGGCCCGACTCGACGAGATCGTCCAGGAGATGCACGAGCTCGAGGCGAAAGGGCTCGCGTTCCCTGCGCAGGACCGCGAGTTCCATCGCTGCCTGTACGTCGACCTGCACAACCGCGTGATCGACGGGACGCTCGAGGCGTTCTGGCAGTTGATGGACAAGATGCGCGACCGGCTCCCGCCCCTGCGCTACGACGACCTGGCCGACCGGCACGCGGCGATCGTCGCCGCGCTCCGCGACCCGCAACGTCACGACCCGGTCGTCGCCCTGGACGACCACTTCATCGACATCCAGCAGCGCAGCGATGCGCTGGCGCACCGCGACTCCGTCGTCCCCGAGGAGAACTGA
- a CDS encoding FAD-binding oxidoreductase, with product MIDSRSPLDRHQILDRLHELLNPSQIETDETSLQEASVDRFKKYQSAHGIFTAPLPVAIVYATSTADVASVLEFADENLVNIVPRSGRTGTEGGLETSVADTIVLDVSRMNRVLSIDPENMQVTVEAGVTLQSLEDVLRAQGLTTGHSPQSKPLAQYGGLVSTRSIGQFSTLYGAIEDMVVGLETVFPGGRTARIKAVPRRAAGPDIRHVVIGNEGALSVITEVTLKVFRHYPHNNEFRGALVDDMRTGIAILREVITNGFHPSVARLYSPEDADQHFSHFSQGKCVVVFVAEGPRGLVRATSEEIMRVLDLHEHDEVDPALIEDWFDHLNWGQDKIDAEKVAMLDSQHLGYTTEVSANWSQVADLYDAVIRRVREEYPHAEDLTMLGGHSSHSYQTGTNMYFVYDYRIDASPEEEIEKYHLPLNAIIVEEALRHEGSMVHHHGIGKYRTPWTEQEHGTAYPVLAALKETFDPNGIMNKGTIIPAQGAIQPEAAQPQSRESGRDLESTDS from the coding sequence ATGATCGATTCACGTTCCCCCCTGGACCGCCACCAGATCCTCGACCGGCTGCACGAGCTCCTGAACCCCTCCCAGATCGAGACCGATGAGACCTCGCTGCAGGAAGCCAGCGTCGATCGGTTCAAGAAGTACCAGTCGGCGCACGGGATCTTCACCGCCCCGCTCCCGGTCGCGATCGTCTACGCCACGTCCACGGCAGATGTCGCCTCGGTGCTCGAGTTCGCCGACGAGAACCTCGTCAACATCGTGCCGCGCAGCGGCCGCACCGGCACCGAGGGCGGCCTCGAGACCAGCGTCGCCGACACGATCGTGCTGGACGTCTCCCGCATGAACCGGGTGCTGTCGATCGATCCTGAGAACATGCAGGTCACCGTCGAGGCCGGCGTGACACTGCAATCTCTGGAAGATGTGCTGCGCGCACAGGGACTGACCACGGGCCACTCCCCCCAGTCCAAGCCGTTGGCCCAGTACGGCGGCCTCGTGTCCACGCGCAGCATCGGCCAGTTCTCCACGCTGTACGGCGCGATCGAGGACATGGTCGTCGGCCTGGAGACCGTCTTCCCGGGCGGCCGGACCGCGCGCATCAAGGCCGTCCCCCGGCGTGCGGCCGGGCCCGATATCCGTCATGTCGTGATCGGCAACGAAGGCGCCCTGTCCGTGATCACCGAGGTCACCCTCAAGGTGTTCCGCCACTACCCGCACAACAACGAATTCCGGGGGGCGCTGGTGGACGACATGCGCACCGGCATCGCCATTCTCCGCGAGGTCATCACCAACGGTTTCCACCCCTCGGTCGCTCGCCTGTACTCGCCGGAGGACGCCGACCAGCACTTCTCCCACTTCAGCCAGGGCAAGTGCGTCGTCGTGTTCGTGGCGGAAGGACCGAGGGGCCTGGTCCGTGCGACCAGCGAGGAGATCATGCGGGTCCTCGATCTGCACGAGCACGACGAGGTCGATCCCGCACTGATCGAGGACTGGTTCGACCACCTGAACTGGGGCCAGGACAAGATCGACGCGGAGAAGGTCGCCATGCTCGATTCCCAGCACCTGGGCTATACGACGGAGGTCTCCGCCAATTGGTCCCAGGTGGCCGATCTGTACGATGCCGTCATCCGTCGAGTGCGCGAAGAGTACCCGCATGCCGAGGACCTGACCATGCTCGGTGGCCACTCCTCGCACAGCTACCAGACCGGGACGAACATGTACTTCGTGTACGACTACCGGATCGACGCCTCGCCCGAGGAGGAGATCGAGAAGTACCACCTCCCGCTCAACGCGATCATCGTCGAGGAGGCGCTGCGGCACGAGGGATCCATGGTGCATCATCACGGGATCGGCAAGTACCGCACCCCCTGGACCGAGCAGGAGCACGGCACCGCCTACCCGGTGCTCGCGGCCCTCA